The sequence taaaacaatgcatacaaaaaatgaaaaaaaaaagtgttatataatatatatactaaaacagCCCATATGGATGGGAAATTAAGAGGAAAAGAAAAGGGGAGCCGATTCCGTCCCCTAGCGTTGATGTCCTGATCTGGTGTCCGATTCAGGAATGAGGAGAACTCCCCGCCTCCGACTTGCCTCCATCGCTACTTTCACTCATTTGCCTCATCACCATCTCCCGAGCGATACATGTCACCTGCCCATTGGTCACACTCACCCCCCCTGACCTGCAGAGAGCCAGTCAGATGAAGggatttagaatttaaaaactGCTGTCAAACTAAAACCCCTTGTCATGAAATCTAAAATTTGCAACTGCATCTGCAATTTAAAAGTGCATCAGCACTTGACAAGGTATTCGTGTTACATGCACCAACTCGGGTGAAACTCAATCCAGTGACTCACTTCTGCTGAGCCTCCTCAGTAAGAGTTCCCATCCCAGGCTGGTTCTGCTTCCCAAAGAAGAAACTGGACCACCAATGACCAGAATCCTGTTTGGGCAGACCTAAAGCACAGTTAAACAACAGGTCAGAACAAGCAAAGCACCACCAGTCCAATCTTCTAATGGATTTAATATACAATGATGTAGGCACTAACTGTTAAAGGGTCTCTAAACAAAGACATGTGGGCTGGTGTATGCATGTAAGCAACAGTTCTGTTTGTAAATCACAAAAGTGATTTCCGCGACAGTTGATTACTCAGAAGCAATCAGACGGGTGTCCATTTCAACAGAGCTGTGATGTGTGTGCAAACTGTGCAAATTGCATAACGTGTAAATGTCTTAATGTCGTGTCAAAAGTGTTGCAATGAAGTATTGAttgagatggggggggggggtgaaaagaCACGTGAAATGACACGTAACTCACCTGGGTGATGTGGAATAACCTCCCCACTGTACTCTGAACTGCCACATGAGCTGCTACTGGACGTAGAGCCAATGCGCCCTGAAAAGGGAGTCTTATAAGGCAAATTCTCTTTATGACATGGTTGCAATTAACTATAACTGCAAATCACTCTCAAAGGCAACTTACTTCTGTAGTAGTCGTGAGTAGCAACAAGGGAACCACTAGATGGGATGGCTGCCATTTTACGGACTTGTGTCAATAGTGACTTAGATGGAAACCCTGTGAAGAGATTAAGACATTaatttaatgtgaataaaacaaacTAGATCGTAAGTTCTCATCTTAACCCTGAAAATGGATTTTAATGAATCCAGACAGACTCGGGGAAGTCATTTAAAAGCTTTTATCTCTCAAATGTGGTTTGAAACATTGTGCTGTATACACATTTGTCTTGTAATTGCAATTGTCTTGTATATTTTCATTCTCATTATTACACAGTTTAGTGCCAAACCTCAAGCCTAACCAAACTGACGTTTATGCGGCATGGGACATTCATTAAACAAGCTTCATTCTGCAGTTTTTCAGAAGGCTTCACGAGGAAGTTAACCTTACAGTGATCCAATGGGAATTACAACAGTTGAGATCACAAAGGAAACATTTTTGTCTCAAACGTGAGAATACACCCCATTATAGCAAAATACACAACACTTATAGTGTTAAGAGTAGATATAACGTTACCCTCTTTAAATTCTCTGACCCAAACAATGACCAGCCTTTAAAATATGAAGCGCAGACCACCATCTCACCTTCTTCTGCCGCTCTTGCAGATGTTATTAGAGCACCCTACTCAATTCAGTCGGAGGCTTCGGGGAGAAAACGCTAGGCGACGGGGCCCATTTGAAAAGGTTTGGATGGATAAGATCCTCCACGTCAGAAAATATCTACCGCAATGCTGTCTAACAAAAACAACTCGTTCGTCTGATTTATACAGAGAGATGACGTCGACGACTAGCAGTGGCGAGTGGGGGCGTGGCCTTCCTCTGCTCTATATAAAGCCCCCAGCGCGGAACCGGATCAAACCAGCAGAAGCAGGGCTGGAGCAGCTCGTGCTCTGTTCTCTGGAAACGGTCAGAAACTACAAAGACATTGGACTCACAATAAATTGTATCCATAATACCTCAAAAGGTTATCAATAAGTAAGCATACACAATTGAATCTCGAAATAGTTTAGAGAATTACCTTAATAATATCGGATATCGGTGAGGGGTTCGAGTCCCGGTCAGGGAATTAATGCTTTTGTGGTATTTCTCCGTTTAACACTCATGAATTAAAGCAAAGAAAGTGCTATTCACAGCTGTTCAGAattcaacattaaaaatgaatgtataaGTGTAATATTCCGAATTAGTCGTtaatcagaacacacacacacacagggatggCATCCCCTGgttgaaaaaaaatgacaaaaaaagcctCCCCTCAGTAAAACCACCATTCCCCCTTACCATCCATCCATGtatgagtttttatgtttttatatttttttgcagaaGCAATGCACTTTTCTGAATATTAGTAGGCCTACACGCacgattttatacaacagtgcaTAGTAACAGTGTTTTGTTCCTTGAATGAAACTGCTTTTGATCGAAGGGTTGAAGTGTCCATTCAGATGGACACTTTCCCTACGTCCCGATGTGAATACTATCCAGCCTGTCTGCCCTAAATAGTATTGAAAAAAGACTAATATCACATATAATTTAAGGATGGATGTTATGCATATTGAGACGCAGGCTTGTTACGTTTCTAATTGAATCAGCCGTTTTGAATGAGTCATTTGATTTGAAagattcaataaataatttaacaaaacaaggGCTTGCTGCCAGCTACTGGTGGTTTTACTTTCATTAGTATATATCCATGACAGgctttaaaatagcaaaagtaccaaatagcagcaaaagtttcagcacatttagcaaaatattgtttaattatcaaTATTGACCCAAATTCCTCAATTTCATTTAATAAagcaaattttaaattaataaaaacctttttaaaatgtagaaaaattttgTAATCATTATGTCAGGACCCTACCCACACctaccccccaaaaaagaaagatATTGACCACACCATTACCcctggttttatatatatatatatatatatatatatatatatatatatatatatatatatataaatgaggaCTGGTGTTTGCTCTTTAGccataaaatacaattttgggaaaatggattaataaatataaacgataaagaacaaaaataaatcagatgaatagctttatttaatgtattataattgtaagTTTACTGCTTGTCACCGTTTTGAACTTGGGTCCGTAAAGAATACgacataaaatttaatttaaaccatttttaatacaatttcttaCCATTAGCCGATTAATTTTGGTAACAaatcatctgaaaaaaaatatatacattacataatagtaattaatataaGAAAGCTATAAAGTCTTAATAGCTTCTTTTTATACCAGGAATACCAGGGCTGTCTGAAAGGCTGAGTGTGAATCAATCCTCTAGTCTGGAAAGCAGAGGTGCTCAAACGTTTTACTATGAAGGGCCACATATCAAACTTGATTGAAGGCCTTGGATTAAaagtaaatgttacattttatccaactctataatatttacatttctagtcaaatttaaatctttatttcaaTGCAACAACAAAACGGATGCTAAAACACAAAGATAAGTTGAGAAGATATCCTCCAAAGGCATGTTTGTGTAAAATGTGAAGTCTGCAGAAGCACATGGTCTCTTCAGTACGTGCTTTACTGCCACCTCCTGACATATGTATGTCactaacattataaaaaataagatCAAACCGAACGCCATTTGAACGAATGCTTTATTGATATACAGACAGCTGACAAAAATAAACGAAGCATTACACCACTGTTGTTCTAAAAGAAAACGATCTGAAACTTTAAATCTGAATAGCTAGGCTGAGGTCTCTAATTTAAAGCTATACTGTGCCTGTCacctaaacaaaaaacaaactccCGAAAATGGctactcaaaataataataaaaaaagaagtcctTTCCCTCTCATGTTCACCATTTGCAGAACGACAGGTGCATCCACACAATTCTATGGCACCACGTGGATCCCAGTGGAAAATCACGTGATGCTGGCGTCTCATCATCTGCACCAGTGTGTCAAATGTATGTAATCCCTTGCATTTCACCCAATGAGGCATGTACTTGTGTGTAATATACTGAAACAAGGCCACCTAATGACACCCATATAAGTGAATGAAATATCagaataaaggaaaaataaaagattaCACTTGCTAATAATGAAATATACGCCAATAACTTTCAGGTAAAAAATTACTGTGCTGCCATACAGACAACACTAGTGTTCATGTCTGTTGGGAAAAATCAACAAATGCCACTTACAAAAGAAATTCGACTTACTTTCAACTGCACATGAAAATAACTGCGTGTTGtgataatttgtgtgtgtgtaacattcgGACAACAAAAGGTCTATGGCATTTACTAACTGGCACACACAGCATGGCACAAAGCAAAGACAAGAGCGATTTCCAATGTCAACAGCATAAATAAAACATTCCCATcattgaaaagaagaagaaaactgaaTGAGCAAGAAAaagcaaaggtaaaaaaaaaaacaaaaaacaaaaaaaaaaagataaagcaaAAAACAACTTTCtgtaacatgtattttatttatttttttaccagtaaCAGACTAATAAAGCAGTAGAGAGTGCGAGTGTAAGGCCGACTGAGAAGGTCAGACATTCACCAGGTGTACAGCAAAGCATCGCTTCACATTGTACTGAGAGTAAAAAAACTACTCAACTGAATGCTCAGCAGCAAGTTTCTTTTCTTTATCGGTCTAAAATCCTCCCCCCTTGAGATTGAAATGTTTCTTCTTTGTGTATTTTGTACCCCTCTGCCGCCTGATGAATGCTGCTTGgcagttttgtttaaatatagttATTTGTATTCCTTTATAGTCATATATAgataaaagttatgtaaaaacaTTATGCAAAGCAGTGTAAAATAGTTTCTAATACAAAATGATTAATCATTTGTCTTCTTTTGTACAACCTGTGATTATTTCATGGCACAGAATCTGTACTACAGGTGTGTTTTCAGTGAGATGAGCAAGCACATGCTAGCAGTAGGTGGGGGGGCATCAAAGGAGACAGAGGAAGGAGGGATGAAAGAATTCAGAGAGAACTGGGAGAACGGAAGTGTGGGTGTAGTTAGGATTCACAGAGAATGAGATGAGCGTTTAATCTCAGAACGGAGCGTTGTCCTGCACCGGGTTTGACTCGTTCGGAGAGTGAGCACTTTCACCATTGGCTTTGCCTCCAACCACCTTGTACtgagacacacaaacagaaaaccAGTTAGAAACATGCAGGACACAGTGTTCCCAGGATAAAGGAAAAAAATGTGTCAAGTTCCGAGACATGCTCAACTACACACAACATTCACAAAAGTCTTTGTCAGTActttaaatatatgaatgtgttttagaaaaaaataatagatcTGACAAAAATTAGCATCATGTCACTGACCCAGTTTCAAAAGTTTGCCTTACCTTGATGTTTTCAACTTTGTCCTCAAATGATTTGAAGGTTGGAGAGTTCCTATTTAATGAAACATGCATTAATCCCAGAATTCATAGCAGAAGAAACATTGAAATTAATTAGACATGAGCAAGTGGGCTCAGTAACGTAACTGGCAGATAACAGGTTAATCACCACAAGCATGCAAAGAAATACTTTTATCCAGCTGTATGAGAATATTCAATCCAGcagttttgtattatttgttttgatttaaaacggttttatttatttttttcacactaatgactatttcacattttaatgtcTAATGAATCAGAAACCATTAGAATTGAGGGGCAGTGGTTTACATTAGTACTTTACCTCATAGCTGGCATACTTATTGATTGGCGAATGGAGTAGTTGCTACTTTCGGAAGCATTAAAAGGAGAAAAAGTTGTGTGTATTAGCAAGCAAGCAGCACAGCATGTGAGAGATCAGCTGggttacaccacacacacagagtgctAGATCTTTAACAATCACTTCTGTTCACACAGAAAATAGAGCTGGAATCATGCATAATCAAAACTAGCTGGGTTTTTCAGCATTAAAATCAACAGTACATTCAAatgataattaaatacatttgtaaaaattaaatggGCTTGGTATTACAAACAGAGCTCTGTGTTAAGCATTCACTTTTTGATGACATTAATCAGTCTTACCCAAAGGAGTTAGAGAACGGAAGAGCTCTGTAGACCAAGCAAGGGCAgcgtttaaaaagaaaaaatacaaaagcaaTCGAGTTGGCCAAAGCAAGCAGGTAGAACAAATTATGAGAACGATTGTTCTGATTTTGAGGGAATATGGAGaacaaaaaacaatcaaaccATTACATGGGGGTGAATAAGATGGATAGATGTTAACGACACAAACAATCATGAAAGTGGATAATAATTTTGAGttataaaatgatttgtttaatGAACGAAAGATGACATTTGGATTGACA is a genomic window of Carassius auratus strain Wakin chromosome 23, ASM336829v1, whole genome shotgun sequence containing:
- the LOC113041166 gene encoding pancreatic progenitor cell differentiation and proliferation factor B, with product MAAIPSSGSLVATHDYYRRRIGSTSSSSSCGSSEYSGEVIPHHPGLPKQDSGHWWSSFFFGKQNQPGMGTLTEEAQQKSGGVSVTNGQVTCIAREMVMRQMSESSDGGKSEAGSSPHS